Below is a genomic region from Treponema sp. OMZ 798.
TAGCAGATAAACCCTTTGCATCGGAAATAGAACAAATGCTTTTAAATGATTTTGCTGTAAGCTCAGATGCTACGGCCGGTTATGGAAATAAACAATCTTTTTGGATTCGTCTAAAGTCCAAATTCAGTACTATGTTTGCCCCGGTATTGTAGGAGTATGCTAATTAGGTGCTTTGAAGTTATATATCGGTTTTACAAAATCTTTTACATCGGCAGTCGGCTTAATGTGTTTTAAAATTATTTCCTTATTTTTATAAGCAGAGGGAGCCTCATCCAATGTATTTTTTGTTGCAGTTGTAGTAAATATTCCGGCACTTTTCATTTCTTTTTGAAAGGCATTTAGTGAAAGCTCACTAAATGCCTTGGAGCGGGACATAATTCTTCCTGCCCCATGAGGAGCCGATTGGTTGTAGTTATCATTTCCTTTTCCTACACAAAATGCAAATCCGTCACGCATATTAAAGGGAATAATAAGTCTTTCATTTAATCCTGCTGAAGTCGCCCCCTTTCGAATAATGCCGTCTTCACCTATAAAATTATGAACTGATTCTACCGTTTCTTCAATTTCTGCACTTAAAAATTGCGAGATTAGTTCTATCATTTTTTTTCGGTTTTCTTTTGCATATTTTTGAGCAAAATAGGTTGCCCTTAGATAAGCTTTTCCTTCATCACTTGTTGTAAATAGGTATTCTAAGTTTTTATCTTCAGGGGTGAGAAGTTTCTGTTCATCTAAAAGCTGCTGTGCTTTTTTTTGATAAAAAACGGCAATTTGAAGACCTAGATTTCTGCTTCCTGAATGAACAGTCAGCCATAATCTTCCTTGAGAGTCTCTTCCAAGCTCTATAAAATGGTTTCCGCCTCCTAAGGTACCTATACTTTTTAAGGCCCTGTCCTCATCCATATTAACCTTTTTTGATTCTTCTATAATTTCTTCTTCAAATTCTTTATTGTCTATTTTCATGCAGCGATGGACGCTTTTTCCATGGGGAATGTTTTTTTTGATAAAGTTATCCAGCTCTGCAAGATCCGGATTTTTTATATTGAGCCGGGCGGAAAGAATTCCGCAGCCGATATCTACACCCACAATGTTTGGGATTATGTATTTATCTATATTCATCGTAAAACCGATAACGGCTCCCTTGCCTGCATGGCAGTCCGGCATTATTGCTATGTTTGTGCCTTCAAATGCCTTATGATTGAGAAAGGTTTTTATTTGTTTTTCGGTTTCAGAATCGATTGAATCGATCATTACACTAGCTTTGTTGTATGTTCCTTCAATTATTTGCATGAGTTTATTTTAGCATAAGGAAGGTAAAAAGTCAAATTGGATTTATAGGATGTATATTTATATAGAAATATAAAGCGGATAGTGGTATAATGAATTATCCTGTATTGAAAAAAATTGAATAAGGGGGGCAAATGACAATTCATGAATTCGGACGTAAAAATACTGAAAAGATACTTTTGATTCATCCTTCTTGTGTAAGATGGGATTATTTTGAGAAAGTGATTACCTTGCTTGAAGACCGATATCACTTAATTGTTCCTGCCTTGCCCGGCTATGATTTTGATCGAGGAAGTGATTTTACAAGCGTTGAACAAATTGCTTCGGAATTGAATGAATGGATGATGGAACAAAAAATCGAAGGCCTTTATGCAGTCTACGGCTGCTCTATGGGAGGTTCAATAGCCTTACTGACAACGCTGGAGAAAAGAACACGAATAGATCACTGCATAATGGACGGCGGAATTACTCCATATGAACTGCCTTGGCTCCTGACACGTTTTATTGCCTTGCGCGATTATCTTATGGTGATGATAGGAAGGATAGGCGGTGTAAAATTATTGTCAAGAGTTTTTTCTACGGATGAGTATAGCGAAGAAGACATCAAATACGCAGCTGAAGTTTTGCGGCACAGCAGCCGGAAGACTCTGTGGAGGAGTTTTGATTCCTGCAATAATTATAAGATGCCTTTTCCTATTCCCGTCCTTTCCACAAAAATTCATTATTGGTATGCCGAGACTGAAGAAAAAGCTCGCTCTTGGGATATCCGCTATATGAAAAAATATTTCCCCCAAACAGATTTTAAGATTCTGCCTAAGCTCGGGCATGGCGGGCTTGTTTTGCTTAAACCTGAGCTTTTTAAAGAGATGATTGTGGGGATGTGAGTATGCAAGATTCTTATTGAGATCATTTATCCGCTGCAATTTGTATACCGTATCCGGGATCGGTTTTGTAGATATTGGTTGACTCCGTTTTAATTGTGTATGTTTTTGCGAGATGGGAAAAAAGGCAATGTAGTCAGCCGTGTATTCGGGAAAAACGGTTTGGCATTGGTCTATTCCTTTTCTTCTTCGTTTTCAGTATGTGATAAAATCCATTGTTTTATTTTATTGCGGGTTATCTCACCTGATGCAATTCCTAAGCCTAAATCTACTAAGTCCTTTTGAGTATATATCATTTTTTTATTATTGAGTTCAAGAAATATAAGCATTACATGAACCCCTATTCTTTTATTACCGTCAATAAACGGATGATTTTGAATGAGTGCATAGCAAAGCTGGGCTGCTTTGTCAATAATGTCGACATAGAGTTCTTTTCTATTGAATGTTTGGAATGGGGAATGTAATGCTGAATCGAGAAGACCCTCATCTCTTATGCCGTCTATTCCGCCGGTTGCATTGATAAGGCTACGGTGTATTTCTTTGACCTGATGTTGTGTAAAGAAAATCACTGTGCCAGAGCCTTATATGCTTCAAGATTTTTATTTATAAGATTATTGGAAACTTCAAAAAGTGTTTTGTCCGCAACGATTTCGGCCTTTGTTCCGAATAATGAAGTAGCCGATAAGTTATCTGCTTGAGTTTCTTTCATGTTTTCTTCGTGCGTTTGTTTACTCAATTCTTTATTTTTTAGAAACAGATATTCAATATAGTGCTGTACTTCCTGCTGTAATTCTTTTGAAAGCAAATTATATTGATGTAACATTACCTCATTCATAGATACCTCCATCCTATTGCCATTATATCACATTTTGCTGTTTGTTTGAACTACCTATGAGTCTTCATTTCCTTTATCGACAGAGAATTTGCATCGTCTTTGATAAGATACGTAGTTCCGGTTTTATTTGCTTATCCTTGTCGTACCACGTTAGTTCAAGTTTTTGGGACATGTATACAGTATAGCACAAAAGAGGGAAAGGTGGGAGGGGGCAAAGATTTTAGCAACCTAAAACCATATTTATAAAAATTGAAATAGCTTCTAACCGATAGTGGAAATGGATGATAATAAAGCTCCCGTTATTTTTTCTAATGTTTCATCTCTTCTTTTTATTGTTAAAGTACATTGCCAAACTACTATCACATTATACCCCATTTTTTTTAAATCACTTATATTTTTCCTATCTCTAATAATGTTTTTATCTATTTTTTCTTTCCAGAAATTAAAATTGGTTGTAGGTAGAGCGGCTTTTTTACAGTTTTTATGACCGTGCCAAAAACAACCGTTGACAAAAATAACGGTTTTATACTTGGGTAACACTATATCAGGTTTGCCGGGTAAAGTTTTGACATTTTTACGATATCTGAATCCTTTTGCAAAAAGATATTTACGTACTAAAATTTCAGGTTTTGTTTCTTTTCCTGAAATTTTAGACATAATTTCACTTCGTTTTTTTTGAGAAAATTTATCCATATTTTTTAATTCAATTGATTAAATACTTCTTCAAATGTTTTTTTATATTTATTGCTTGTATCTTACAGAATTGCGGTGGTAAAGCGTTTCCTATCATCAATGCTATTTTTGAAATAGGTACATCAGTAGGAAATTTATAGTTCTTAGGAAATGATTGTAATAATGCCGCTTCACGTGCGGAAATACAACGATCTTGTTCGGGGTGTAAAAATCGCCCCTTTGAAGGATTTAAACATCCTCCTGTGATGGTTGTCGAATAATCGTCCCACCGCAATCTACCGTAAACGTCATTAAAACCTACATTTGCTTTTTTATGGCATTCCAATTGCCTACTTTCTCCCAAATCTTTTCTGCTGCCTCCGTCATGAGGAATATCTTGGATTAAATCTTGAATCCGTTTTGTATGTTTAGGATATATTTTATGCAATTTGTCGGATGATTCTTTCGGATGTGGTAAACTGCCTATTGTTTCTTTTACCGTTACTTTTTTATTGGACGGTTTTGCTATTTCTATAGGTCCCAATCTTGAACCTACCATTACCAATCGCTTTCTATTTTGAGGAACCTCATAATCTTTAACATTAACCGTTTTATAATCTAAAATATATCCTATATTTTTTAATTCTTTTACGGCTTGTTCAAAATTTGATGATAATGCCAGACCGGGAACGTTTTCCATCATAAAGGTAAATGGATTTAATTCTTTTATGAAACGAACATATTCATCGATAAGATCGTTTCTATCATCTGCAACGGGGTTGGGTTTATTAAGTCTACGTATGGCACTGAAACCTTGACATGGCGGGCATCCGGCTAATAAGTGAATTTTTTCATCCTGTAAAGCTGCCTTGATTTCATCTATATCAACTTTGCGAATATCTTTTGTTATTACTTCTACTCCTTTATGATTCATGGAATAAGAGCGAGAAGCAACTTCATCAATTTCAAATGCATACTTTGTTTTGAAGCCCGCTTGTCGAAGGCCTTCAGTTAATCCCCCGACCCCGGAAAAGATATCTATTGCCGTAAAAATCACTTTTTCGATCCCTCCATTCCTATTGCTTTATTAAATTTTTCTTTTAAATACTCCGATAATGTTTTCGGAAAATCGGGACAACCGTAACCCGTAATATTGTCTTGTACAAATTGTATGAGTTGGTTTTTAAAATTTTCGGAAATTGAAACGACTTTTGCTATAGTATTTCTATCATGTACATCGACATAGTCAAGTGCTTTATTATTCTTTATCTTCTTTTGTGCACTTTTATCTTTTACGGGAGGAAGAGAAATTTCTATAGTTCTTATCGCTTTCGGGCAAAGGATATAATCAAAAAAATCATCATTGATCGGAATTGCCGGTAATACGGCTATATTCTCAATACCTTGGGTGTTTGTTAAAGAAGTCGGATAAAAATTTTTTGATTTTTTTAAATCTCCGAATAAATCTTTACATTTTTCATTTTTATCAATTTTATATAAAGGTATTACAGCTAAAAAGCCGTAATTTTTACACCAAAATTTTTCCATGTGACAGTCTGAGGAAAAAACCAAAAATAAATCATCTTGATATTTTATTATATCGCCTTGTTTGACTTGACCGTTTTTCGAAGTGTAATATAATCTATAAGACCAAATCTTTTTTATGACATCTTCAGAAACATCTTTCTTTTCAGTTGAAGGATTTTTTAAAGGAGGTAGATTTTCTATCAGCTTTTGTTTATATTTATCAAAAATAATACCTGCAAATTCTTCAGATTCGACAATAAAATTATTATTCTCTTGATATCCGAAAGAGTTTATAAACTGATCCACAGATAATGAGGATATTTCAGACAATACTTCATTTAAACTTCTATTTGCATTGTACAGTAATTCTTTTGCATATTTGTATGAAAAATTGAATTCGAATCTGTTTTTTGCTTCTTTTATGACTTTATCAACACTTTTTTCAGCATTGTTTTCATCATTGAGCGGTTTGCCTTTTTCGATAAGAGTTAACCTATCTTTGTAAGGTTTGAACTCTTCTTTTTGAAGTATACCGGTAAGCTCATCATTTTTATCCGCCCCGGTATATATTATTATGATGGAGTGTGTTGATTTTAATAGTTCAAATAAATGTACTTCGGAACTATCGGAACTTATCGAATCGTTATAATCCCAATCGTACAGTATAATATCAGGATTGATGTAATTTCCGTTTTCTCTATGATTTATAAAAAATTGTGGAGCTGTAAATGCATAGCACTCCCAATCTGCTGAATGGTCTAAAAGAGATACAATTACACCTTTTACATTCTCGTCTTCCGACCAATCGGTTGTATCGTTTTTCAACAAAAATCTTAAGACCTGTTGATCAATTAATTTTGTCTCTTCAAAATAATCGGGAAAATTGGCAACAGGTATTTTATCATCAATATAACAAACTGTTTTCATTTGGCATTCTCCTTTGTTTCCGGAACTCTTTCAAAATCTATAGTTATTTGCGCTCCTTGCATATCAGGTATTCTTTCACGTATTCCGGTTTCGTATATTTTTCCGTTCATGGCAGCCATATATGATTTACATATATATAAACCCAATCCGCTCGGTGGAATTTTTAAACTATAACCGGGTTCAAATAAATAAGGGCGTATTGAATCATCGATTCCGATTCCAGAATCGGCAAAGATAAGTGTTCTATATTTCTTGTTCAGCTGTATTTTTATTTTGCGTTTTTTTATATCTTTTGACATCATCCAATAGATACTGTTGTCTATAAGATTTATCATAATTTGGTTAAATGTGGAGTATCGTGCATATACTTGAAAATCGTTGTCAAAATCGACAATAACTTGTACTTTCGCTTTTTTTAGAGCCGCAGCATATATTTCTAAGGCATATTTTATTGATTGAGATAGATAGAATTCTCTTCTGTTTTCATTTCTTATAGTCCTTAAAGGGCTTAAACGTTTTAATTCGGATTTTAAAGAATTTGAAGCATCCTTCAAAGTTTCAAGTTTCATTTTATCCGCATTACCGGTATTTATTAAGTATGATATACCGTTGTAAAAGTTACTTGCTATCTTGGTTAATTCATGCAGAGAAACCGCCACCGCTATTCCGAATCCTGCTTGTTCGGTTATTTTTTCTTGAATATTTTCTATCACTTCAATACTCTTTTTTAAATTTTTTATTGAAGATTCAAGGTTTACAAGACCTTCTTTACGCTCCGCAACGGTATTACCGAAGCGTTCAAGTATACTCCATGGATCGTTTAAAATTTCATAATTATCATGAATGCTTTTTATGAGTTCGGCACTATCGGCGGTAACGGTTTTCAGTTTTTGAGGATCACGTATAAGCCCTTTAGTTAATTCATTGTATGTATTTCGTACCGATATATATCGTATTTCCACTATATTTTGAATAACGGTTTCAATCAATTTGGATAAATCCAGATAAGCTGTGTTTTCAAGCATTCCTTCTCTATTTGTTTTATCAATCAACTCAAAATTTTCCGATTGTTCTATTTCTATATTGCCGATCATATGATAATATGAAATTCTAAAAGCTTGCTTTATTTGTCTTTGCGACAAATTCAGCCAATCGTTTTTTGTTCCGGATTCGGCTGGAAAAATGATTACATTATCACGATAAATTGATATGCCTCCATATTCTGCCAGATAGTCTTTCATTTCTTTTGCATCTATGCCGTCTATCCACGGTTTTTCTCTGTACCAAACATCCAAATGCATATAAAATGCACCGCATTTAGGTGTGCGGAATACATTTTCTTTCGTCATCCAATAGTCATGTGCCGGTACTTTAAGATCATATTTTTCATCGCTCCATGTTTCTTTTGATAGAGGTATGCCGGTAGGCGGATTAAATTTTAATGTGTAGTTGTCGGCGATACCGTTTTTATTAACAAATATATCCAAACTGAAAATGGGATCGAATTTTTTATATACTTCTTCTTGATCCAAATCATTGATTTGCGGACACTCTACTGATGCATAAAACGGCGGTTTCATTTTCTCAGGATTAGGGTTTGGGGTATTTAATCTCAAAACGGATTTATTTATATCGCGTATTTTATCTTCCGTTAATTCAAATCCTTCTTTACCTCCGAATATAATAATCTTTGTCCATGATTTTAGTTTATCATTTTCTTGAGAGATATGTCGTCGTGTAAGTTTTACCGGTATCCTGTTTAAATCTTTAGGTATTCCATCCTTAGAATCAAAATCATCCCAATCAATGGACAAAATATTCTCAAAGTCGATATTTTTAGGTTTAGTTTCTATCAATAATCTTCGTCCTAATCTATGTGTTGCAAACCTACCTACACCTTTTTCTCCTAATGGAATTCTTCCTCCGTTTTCTTTTTTTATCTGCTCTACAATTGTATTGTATGAAGCGAGTTTTCCCGATTTTTCGGCTTTTTCACGCTCTTTTCTAAGTTTTTCTTTGACTTCCGTTTTTATGGTAGAAGCAGGTCTTAACCACCCGTTTTCAATAATATCTTTATCCATACCGTCACCGTCATCTTCAATAACGATAACAGGACCTTCAAAATCATTATATTTATATTCATTTGAATCCACCGGTTTCAAGTTGGGTATTTTTTCAAATCTTATTCTACAATACGATGCATTTGCGTCTATAGAGTTTTTTACAAGTTCTAATATACCTACTTTTTCAGAGCCTATAAGTTGCTCCCCCAATACTTTAATCAGGTGAGCATCCGCACTAAAATTCACTAACAGCTGACCGTCCATGCATACGTTATCCAAAAACTCCGGAGAGATTTTTCTAACGGCGTTGTTAGAGTTATATGTTTCCGGATTATACTTTTGTTCTATGACTTCTCCTAAGGCATTTTTATAACTTACAGGTTTTGCAAAAGATTTGTACTCGGAAATTTCTATAAATGAGAAATCTTTGTCTCTTTTATCATCAAATGACGGTTTATGTATTTTACCGTAACCGTAAAATACTCCTTCTCCTTTTTTGTACGGTTCGTAATAAATAAATTCTATAGGTAAATTTTGAAATGACGACAAATAATTTTTCTTGTTATTTGAAGGAAAATGATAGAATTTCCCAATAAAATCATTGTATTCGTCGCCTTCTCTATATTGTGTTAAAACCAAACAATTCCTTTTTTTCATATAATAAGTTCTAAATCCTTTTATTTTATAATTTTATAGAAAATATTACCTCCTTTTATTTTACTATATTTTGTTTTATTTTTCTATATTGTGGATTAATATATAGCTTATTTTATTCCAACCTTTTTAATACCTTCCACTCCCCCCCCACATTACGCCCATAATAGGCGT
It encodes:
- a CDS encoding RtcB family protein; its protein translation is MQIIEGTYNKASVMIDSIDSETEKQIKTFLNHKAFEGTNIAIMPDCHAGKGAVIGFTMNIDKYIIPNIVGVDIGCGILSARLNIKNPDLAELDNFIKKNIPHGKSVHRCMKIDNKEFEEEIIEESKKVNMDEDRALKSIGTLGGGNHFIELGRDSQGRLWLTVHSGSRNLGLQIAVFYQKKAQQLLDEQKLLTPEDKNLEYLFTTSDEGKAYLRATYFAQKYAKENRKKMIELISQFLSAEIEETVESVHNFIGEDGIIRKGATSAGLNERLIIPFNMRDGFAFCVGKGNDNYNQSAPHGAGRIMSRSKAFSELSLNAFQKEMKSAGIFTTTATKNTLDEAPSAYKNKEIILKHIKPTADVKDFVKPIYNFKAPN
- a CDS encoding alpha/beta fold hydrolase, which encodes MTIHEFGRKNTEKILLIHPSCVRWDYFEKVITLLEDRYHLIVPALPGYDFDRGSDFTSVEQIASELNEWMMEQKIEGLYAVYGCSMGGSIALLTTLEKRTRIDHCIMDGGITPYELPWLLTRFIALRDYLMVMIGRIGGVKLLSRVFSTDEYSEEDIKYAAEVLRHSSRKTLWRSFDSCNNYKMPFPIPVLSTKIHYWYAETEEKARSWDIRYMKKYFPQTDFKILPKLGHGGLVLLKPELFKEMIVGM
- a CDS encoding type II toxin-antitoxin system death-on-curing family toxin, which codes for MIFFTQHQVKEIHRSLINATGGIDGIRDEGLLDSALHSPFQTFNRKELYVDIIDKAAQLCYALIQNHPFIDGNKRIGVHVMLIFLELNNKKMIYTQKDLVDLGLGIASGEITRNKIKQWILSHTENEEEKE
- a CDS encoding very short patch repair endonuclease yields the protein MDKFSQKKRSEIMSKISGKETKPEILVRKYLFAKGFRYRKNVKTLPGKPDIVLPKYKTVIFVNGCFWHGHKNCKKAALPTTNFNFWKEKIDKNIIRDRKNISDLKKMGYNVIVVWQCTLTIKRRDETLEKITGALLSSISTIG
- a CDS encoding DNA cytosine methyltransferase, with amino-acid sequence MIFTAIDIFSGVGGLTEGLRQAGFKTKYAFEIDEVASRSYSMNHKGVEVITKDIRKVDIDEIKAALQDEKIHLLAGCPPCQGFSAIRRLNKPNPVADDRNDLIDEYVRFIKELNPFTFMMENVPGLALSSNFEQAVKELKNIGYILDYKTVNVKDYEVPQNRKRLVMVGSRLGPIEIAKPSNKKVTVKETIGSLPHPKESSDKLHKIYPKHTKRIQDLIQDIPHDGGSRKDLGESRQLECHKKANVGFNDVYGRLRWDDYSTTITGGCLNPSKGRFLHPEQDRCISAREAALLQSFPKNYKFPTDVPISKIALMIGNALPPQFCKIQAINIKKHLKKYLIN
- a CDS encoding sensor histidine kinase; the encoded protein is MKKRNCLVLTQYREGDEYNDFIGKFYHFPSNNKKNYLSSFQNLPIEFIYYEPYKKGEGVFYGYGKIHKPSFDDKRDKDFSFIEISEYKSFAKPVSYKNALGEVIEQKYNPETYNSNNAVRKISPEFLDNVCMDGQLLVNFSADAHLIKVLGEQLIGSEKVGILELVKNSIDANASYCRIRFEKIPNLKPVDSNEYKYNDFEGPVIVIEDDGDGMDKDIIENGWLRPASTIKTEVKEKLRKEREKAEKSGKLASYNTIVEQIKKENGGRIPLGEKGVGRFATHRLGRRLLIETKPKNIDFENILSIDWDDFDSKDGIPKDLNRIPVKLTRRHISQENDKLKSWTKIIIFGGKEGFELTEDKIRDINKSVLRLNTPNPNPEKMKPPFYASVECPQINDLDQEEVYKKFDPIFSLDIFVNKNGIADNYTLKFNPPTGIPLSKETWSDEKYDLKVPAHDYWMTKENVFRTPKCGAFYMHLDVWYREKPWIDGIDAKEMKDYLAEYGGISIYRDNVIIFPAESGTKNDWLNLSQRQIKQAFRISYYHMIGNIEIEQSENFELIDKTNREGMLENTAYLDLSKLIETVIQNIVEIRYISVRNTYNELTKGLIRDPQKLKTVTADSAELIKSIHDNYEILNDPWSILERFGNTVAERKEGLVNLESSIKNLKKSIEVIENIQEKITEQAGFGIAVAVSLHELTKIASNFYNGISYLINTGNADKMKLETLKDASNSLKSELKRLSPLRTIRNENRREFYLSQSIKYALEIYAAALKKAKVQVIVDFDNDFQVYARYSTFNQIMINLIDNSIYWMMSKDIKKRKIKIQLNKKYRTLIFADSGIGIDDSIRPYLFEPGYSLKIPPSGLGLYICKSYMAAMNGKIYETGIRERIPDMQGAQITIDFERVPETKENAK